In one Epinephelus moara isolate mb chromosome 6, YSFRI_EMoa_1.0, whole genome shotgun sequence genomic region, the following are encoded:
- the cldn12 gene encoding claudin-12, which translates to MSCRDIHATNAFAFIIAFVSVGGIAVATLIPQWRITRLITFNRNAKNISVYDGLWAKCVKQDGYSGCYYYDSEWYSKVDQLDLRLLQFCLPTGLLFGSIALLLCMAGMCKTCCCSDKPEPDIKTIRFLVNNAGCHLVAGMFLFLGGAIAIAPSVWFLFRTKEMNIKYDKIFSDGFAVYVAIGCSGGLMLAALLMFMWYCMCKKLPSPFWLPLPSMTTSLSAQPLTANGYPPSPVYGPQPFPPQTFPPTVIDPQHYMTSQGYAQSVVAPAAPQVYMSQVSAPDGYGSEVGGAQAYSYAPSQSYAPSQSYAPSQGYASSYTGHRYSSRSRMSAIEIDIPVLTQ; encoded by the exons ATGTCGTGCCGGGACATCCATGCCACCAACGCATTTGCCTTCATCATTGCCTTTGTGTCTGTGGGAGGGATCGCTGTGGCAACGTTAATCCCACAGTGGCGTATAACAAGACTCATCACCTTCAATCGTAATGCCAAGAATATCAGCGTGTATGACGGGCTGTGGGCTAAATGTGTGAAACAGGATGGCTATTCAGGATGTTACTACTATGATTCAGAG TGGTACTCAAAAGTAGACCAGCTGGATCTGCGGCTCCTGCAGTTCTGTCTGCCTACAGGCCTGCTGTTCGGCTCTATCGCCTTGCTGCTGTGCATGGCAGGAATGTGTaagacctgctgctgctcagacaaGCCCGAACCGGACATTAAAACTATCAGATTTTTGGTCAACAATGCAGGCTGTCACCTGGTGGCCGGGATGTTCCTGTTCCTGGGTGGAGCTATCGCCATCGCACCCTCAGTGTGGTTCCTGTTCCGCACCAAGGAAATGAACATCAAATACGACAAAATCTTCTCAGATGGTTTTGCTGTGTATGTAGCTATAGGCTGCTCTGGAGGACTGATGCTGGCCGCCCTGCTGATGTTCATGTGGTACTGCATGTGTAAAAAGTTGCCTTCGCCCTTCTGGTTGCCGCTGCCCTCCATGACTACCTCTCTGTCTGCCCAGCCTCTCACTGCCAACGGATATCCTCCTTCCCCAGTTTACGGTCCTCAGCCCTTCCCACCACAGACCTTTCCACCCACAGTGATCGACCCCCAGCATTATATGACCTCCCAAGGCTACGCGCAAAGTGTGGTTGCCCCTGCAGCCCCACAGGTGTACATGTCTCAGGTTTCCGCTCCTGATGGGTATGGTTCAGAGGTGGGAGGAGCTCAGGCCTACAGCTACGCACCCTCTCAGAGTTACGCACCGTCGCAGAGCTACGCTCCATCTCAGGGCTACGCATCCAGCTACACAGGCCACCGCTACTCCTCCCGCTCACGGATGTCTGCCATAGAGATCGACATTCCCGTGCTGACACAGTGA